In the genome of Anaerolineae bacterium, the window GCAACTGACGCGCCTTGGGGTAGGCCAGGATCAGGGAATGGCGCTCATGATCGTCGCGGCTGATGGCGATCCCCAGGTCGTGGACGCAGCAGGCCAGGACCACCACCACCTCGGCGTCGCCGGCGGTGAGGCCGTAGTTGAGGACTACTCCTGGCTGGATGCCGGCGTTGACCAGCAACCGCAGGAGCCGCAGCGCGGCGTTGGCAGTGATGCGCACGTGCACCGGGCCGTGGTCGCTGAAGCCGGCCCGATCCACGGCGTTGACGTTGGCGCACTTCCACAGCTGCACCAGCTCAGCATCCTGATTGACCAGAGACACCAACTGCTGGAGCTGAGGATTGTGCCTGCTGGGCACCGCCAGATAGAAATCCTGGCTCGCTTCCATGTCCACTCTGGGGACGGTCAGCCGAACCGCCCCGTAATGTAGTCCTCGGTGCGCCGGTCTTGCGGGTTGGTGAAGATCCGCTTGGTGGGGCCGTACTCGACCAGGTAGCCGGCGCGATCCTCATCCATCATGAAGAAGGCCGTCTGATCGGACACCCGAGCCGCTTCCTGCATATTGTGAGTCACGATGATGATAGTGTAGTCCCGGGCCAACTGGTGCATCAACTCCTCGATCCTCAGGGTAGCGATGGGATCCAGAGCGGAGGCGGGCTCGTCCATGAGGATGATCTCTGGCCGGACGGCGATGGTGCGAGCGATGCAGAGCCGCTGCTGTTGCCCGCCAGAGAGGGCGAGCGCACTCTGCTGCAGCTTGTCCTTCACCTCGTCCCACAGGGCGGCCTTGGTGAGCGACTGCTCCACCAAGTCGTCCATGTTCCCCTGGTAGCCGTTGATGCGTGCTCCCCAAGCGATGTTCTCATAGATGCTCTTGGGGAAGGGGTTGGGCTTCTGGAAGACCATGCCGATGCGTCTCCGCACCTCGACGGGATCTACCTGAGGGTGATACAGATTCTGCCCGTGAAACAGCACTTCGCCCTCAGTCCGCGTCCCCGGCACCAGCTCGTTCATGCGATTGAAGGAGCGGAGGACGGTGCTCTTGCCGCATCCAGAGGGGCCGATGATGGCGGTAATCCGACGTGGGTATACCGCCAGATCCACGTGCTTCACTGCGCGGAAGCTGCCGTAGTAAATGCTGAGATCCCGAGCTTCAATGGCCCAACGGGTAGTAGGCTGCATACCGACGCGAACAGGTGCCTCTATCATGGTCGTGTCTATCATGAGCGCCTCTTACTGTAGTGGTTCCGCATTACGATGGCGCTG includes:
- the pstB gene encoding phosphate ABC transporter ATP-binding protein — encoded protein: MIDTTMIEAPVRVGMQPTTRWAIEARDLSIYYGSFRAVKHVDLAVYPRRITAIIGPSGCGKSTVLRSFNRMNELVPGTRTEGEVLFHGQNLYHPQVDPVEVRRRIGMVFQKPNPFPKSIYENIAWGARINGYQGNMDDLVEQSLTKAALWDEVKDKLQQSALALSGGQQQRLCIARTIAVRPEIILMDEPASALDPIATLRIEELMHQLARDYTIIIVTHNMQEAARVSDQTAFFMMDEDRAGYLVEYGPTKRIFTNPQDRRTEDYITGRFG